CTAGTATAAAAGAATGGTTTCGGCAGCATTTGCGCCGAAACCATTCTTTTTGCTATCGCTTCACTTTTTATTCACATTTTACGCATATGTTTTTCAAATTCACTTGCTAGACTGCAATAAGAACAAAGCAATACGGGAGGCGAATTCATATGAACATGACCCACTACATGGAACTACTGGCCACAAACCAACCCTGGAATCTGATTATCTATATGCTGATCCCCGTGGCCTTGGCAGAAGCGCTGGTCGCAACCGAATTCTTCGTCGTATTCAAGCGTCAAACAAGCGGATCCTTGCGCAATTGGAACAAAGGACTCGGTATCGTACTCGGCTTTTACTTTCTCGGCGTTTTCCTCTACCTGCTCACAACAACGGTTCCGTTTATTGAGTGGCGCGGCAGCGCAGACATAATCGCGGTCGGCTCCTACTTAAGCGGCGTAATCCCACTTTTTTCGATTGCGTTATTGGAAATGGGCTTGCTTGCAAAGGGGCAATCCGCTGAAGACAAAATGAAACTGCACTTTTTGCTGCTGACCTTGTTCCTGATCGTCGCACATGTCGCAATGGTGTTCGGCATGGTCGACCCTCGCATTTTAGGCTGGACGCCAGGCGCACCGATGCATCATCCGATGTAACGTTGCGGCGCAAATCAATACTGGAAGAAAATCAGGACCACCCGTCTAACGGGTGGTTTGCTTTAGCCCTATAAGGGCATAATACTGGCTGAGTCTCAAGACTCGCTGAATA
The Azotosporobacter soli DNA segment above includes these coding regions:
- a CDS encoding DUF6803 family protein — translated: MNMTHYMELLATNQPWNLIIYMLIPVALAEALVATEFFVVFKRQTSGSLRNWNKGLGIVLGFYFLGVFLYLLTTTVPFIEWRGSADIIAVGSYLSGVIPLFSIALLEMGLLAKGQSAEDKMKLHFLLLTLFLIVAHVAMVFGMVDPRILGWTPGAPMHHPM